The bacterium genome contains a region encoding:
- a CDS encoding type II toxin-antitoxin system Phd/YefM family antitoxin, with translation MTKTLPITQAREELTSLVDKAKRKLDEFVITVNGSPAAVLMSASEFDSWKETLEIMSDPQLMKTIEEGEREINEDKGKDWDMVKKQLGL, from the coding sequence ATGACAAAAACATTACCTATTACACAGGCCAGAGAAGAACTAACTTCCCTAGTAGACAAGGCTAAAAGGAAACTTGACGAATTTGTAATTACGGTCAACGGTTCACCTGCCGCAGTTTTGATGTCTGCTTCAGAGTTTGATTCATGGAAAGAAACTCTTGAGATTATGTCTGATCCACAACTAATGAAGACAATAGAGGAGGGGGAAAGGGAAATTAACGAAGATAAGGGAAAAGATTGGGATATGGTTAAAAAACAACTTGGTCTTTAA
- a CDS encoding type II toxin-antitoxin system RelE/ParE family toxin → MFKIIIAPKAIKQLKLLKFVHKEAVGFAIDDLKNDPELGKKLKDKFLGKYSYRVGVYRIIYKIDKNNKTVYLMSAGHRSIVYS, encoded by the coding sequence ATGTTTAAAATAATAATCGCTCCAAAAGCTATCAAACAGCTCAAATTACTAAAGTTTGTACACAAAGAGGCAGTTGGTTTTGCGATTGATGACCTGAAAAATGATCCCGAATTGGGAAAAAAACTAAAAGATAAATTTTTGGGCAAATATTCTTACAGGGTTGGTGTTTATCGAATAATTTATAAAATTGACAAAAATAATAAGACTGTATATTTAATGTCTGCCGGTCATCGCTCAATAGTTTATAGCTAA